The DNA region TGGGCCAGTTCTGCACGGGCATCACAGTGATCACCACGATGCACGAGGGCGTACCGGTGGGGTTCGCCTGCCAATCGTTCGCCGCATTGTCGCTCGAGCCGCCATTGGTGCTGTTCTGCCCGACGAAGCAGTCTCGGTCGTGGCAGGCCATCGAGGCCAGCGGCAGGTTCTGCGTCAACGTCCTGCATGAGAACCAGAAGGACGTCTCGGCCCGTTTCGGCTCGCGGGAACCCGACAAGTTCGCCGGAATGGACTGGTCGCCATCCAAACTGGGGTCGCCGATCATCGAGGGGACCTTGGCGCACATCGACTGCACAGTGCACTCGGTGACAGACGGCGGCGACCACTTCGTGGTCTTCGGCGCGGTGCACTCGCTGTCTGACGTCCCGAAGAAGAAGCCGCGACCGCTGCTGTTCTACCAGGGCCAGTACACGGGCATCGAGCCCGACAAGACGACCCCGGCGGATTGGCGCAACGACCTCGAGGCGTTCCTCACCGCGACCACCGACGACACCTGGTTATAGCGTCGACTGCACGAACTCGACGATTGTCTCGGCGACGTCACGGTGGACGGCTTCGTTGAGGATGTCGTGGCGCGCACCGTCGAACTCCACCAACTCGAGCGAGTCGATCTGTTCGGCATAGGCGCGCACCGCGCCGATCGGGGCGATGGGGTCGTTGACTCCGTGCACCGCCAGTATCGGCACGGTGAGTGACGGCAGGTCGGCGCCGAATCGGTCCCAAGCTCTGTCCAGTTCGCGGGCCAGTGCCACGCTGTCGGCGTCGACGAAGGCGAGCGGGTCGTTGGCCAGCGAGTCCAGATAGAACGGATCCGACGAGAGCCAGGCCGGGTCGAGGTCGAAGGACGTGTCGGCGTCGAGCAGCTCGGGCATTGGGATCAGCGGTGCGCCGGAGATGATCGCGGCACGGTACCGATCCGGCCCGTCGAGCAGTCGGAACAGCGTCACGATCGAACCGAACGAATGCCCCTGCGCCAGCAGCGGGAGGCCGGGAGTTTCGGTTTCGGCCAATTCGGTGAGGCTGTCCGCCAGCGCCGAACTGTCCTCGATGCGGCCAAAGTCACCGCGCGTGCCGGGGCTCAGACCGTGCCCGAACTGGTCGACGGCCCACAGATCGATGCCGGCGGCGTTGAGTGCGAACCCGTACCGGTGATACAGCCCGGTGTGCTCGCCGAATCCGTGAAGGAAGATGATGGCCGCCCGCGGTTCGGCAGCGGCCCAGTGACGGTAGTACGCGCGACCGCGTTCGTGCTCGATGAACGGCATGCCATGACTGCATCAGGTGCGCGGTCGGAGTGCAAGGCTCACCGCCGCCCGAGAAGGACATCGCGCTGATCCTCCATGCGTGCACCGATCGCGTCGATGACCGCCGCGACCTCCGGACGGCGCAGCGTCTCGGCGCGGGTCACCAACCAATAGGTCAGCCGGATCGAGACCGGCTCGGCCAGAACGCGGACCAGGTCGTCATGGCGGTCGGCCATGAAACACGGCAGCAGGCCGATGCCCGCTGCCGCCCTGGTGGCTTCGACGTGCACGAACACGTTGGTCGACGTGACGGACTCCCGCATCGCCGGGGCGAAGCTGGTGGCCAGGTCGAGGTCGTCGACCTGCAGCATCGAGTCGATGAAGTAGACAAGCGGAAAGCGTTGCAGATCAGCGATGCTCGCGGGAGCGCCGTGCATGTCGAGGTAGTCCCGGGAACCGTAGAGACCCAGGCAGTAGTCGCCGAGTCGCAGCGCCTTCGCCCGGCGCACCGTCGGCTCACCCACCACGATCTCGACGTCCAGCCCGGAACGTTGTTGGGTGGCACGGCGGGTTGCGGCGACGATCTCCACGGCCACCTCGGGGTGCTCGCGCTGCACCGCCGCGGCGGCGGGAGCGGCGATGTAGGCGGAGAACCCGTCGGTCGCCGATATCCGCACCACGCCTTCGAGCGCCCGCCTGCCGGCGGAATCCACAGCCAGCGAGCGAACGGCGGACTCGACGACCTCCGCGGCGGCCAGTGCATCGCGCCCGAGTTCGGTGAGTTCCCACCCACCGCCCACCCTGGCCAGTACCCGCCCTCCCATCGCGCGTTCGAGCGCGGCGATGCGGCGACTGATCGTGGTGTGGTTGAGCCCGAGTTCCTCGGCTGCCGTGGTGTATCGCCCGGTCCGGCCGACCGCCAGCAGGACGAGCAGGTCGTCGGGGCTGGGACGTTCAGGCATCAGGGCCATGTGTGCATTTTTGCAGATGGTTACTGCAGGTTTGGTCATTGCCGCAATGGGTAGCTGCATGAATACTCACAGGGTCTGTGGTCGGCGTCACAATGGAGGGAATCCCATGAGCACACAACATGAGCCGGGGACCGACGAGCCTCGGTCGGTGACCGCCGGCCTCAAACGCGTCGTCGTCGCGTCGATGGCCGGCACGGTCGTCGAGTGGTACGAGTTCTTCCTCTACGCCACTGCCGCGACGCTGGTGTTCAACAAGATCTTCTTCGCCCAGGGCACCAGCGAGGCCAACGCGCTGATCGCGGCGCTGCTGACCTACGCGGTCGGATTCGTCGCACGCCCGCTGGGCGGCATCGTCTTCGGGCACTTCGGCGACAAGTACGGCCGCAAGAAGTTGCTGCAGTTCGCGATCCTGCTCGTCGGCGGTGTGACCTTCCTGATGGGCTGCCTGCCGACCTACGGACAGATCGGCATCTGGGCGCCGATTCTGCTGGTCGTGCTGCGGTTCTTCCAGGGCTTCGCGGTGGGCGGCGAGTGGGGCGGCGCGGTGCTTCTGGTCGCCGAGCACAGCCCGAACAAGGAACGCGCGTTCTGGGCCAGTTGGCCGCAGGCCGCCGTGCCCGTGGGCAACATGCTCGCCACGGTGGTGCTGCTGATACTGACCGCCACGTTGTCGGAGGAGTCCTTCCTGTCCTGGGGTTGGCGGGTCGCGTTCTGGCTGTCTGCCGTGGTCGTGGTGATCGGGTACTA from Mycobacterium sp. DL includes:
- the hsaB gene encoding 3-hydroxy-9,10-secoandrosta-1,3,5(10)-triene-9,17-dione monooxygenase reductase subunit; amino-acid sequence: MGQFCTGITVITTMHEGVPVGFACQSFAALSLEPPLVLFCPTKQSRSWQAIEASGRFCVNVLHENQKDVSARFGSREPDKFAGMDWSPSKLGSPIIEGTLAHIDCTVHSVTDGGDHFVVFGAVHSLSDVPKKKPRPLLFYQGQYTGIEPDKTTPADWRNDLEAFLTATTDDTWL
- a CDS encoding alpha/beta fold hydrolase; translation: MPFIEHERGRAYYRHWAAAEPRAAIIFLHGFGEHTGLYHRYGFALNAAGIDLWAVDQFGHGLSPGTRGDFGRIEDSSALADSLTELAETETPGLPLLAQGHSFGSIVTLFRLLDGPDRYRAAIISGAPLIPMPELLDADTSFDLDPAWLSSDPFYLDSLANDPLAFVDADSVALARELDRAWDRFGADLPSLTVPILAVHGVNDPIAPIGAVRAYAEQIDSLELVEFDGARHDILNEAVHRDVAETIVEFVQSTL
- a CDS encoding LysR family transcriptional regulator translates to MALMPERPSPDDLLVLLAVGRTGRYTTAAEELGLNHTTISRRIAALERAMGGRVLARVGGGWELTELGRDALAAAEVVESAVRSLAVDSAGRRALEGVVRISATDGFSAYIAAPAAAAVQREHPEVAVEIVAATRRATQQRSGLDVEIVVGEPTVRRAKALRLGDYCLGLYGSRDYLDMHGAPASIADLQRFPLVYFIDSMLQVDDLDLATSFAPAMRESVTSTNVFVHVEATRAAAGIGLLPCFMADRHDDLVRVLAEPVSIRLTYWLVTRAETLRRPEVAAVIDAIGARMEDQRDVLLGRR